From the genome of Alosa sapidissima isolate fAloSap1 chromosome 14, fAloSap1.pri, whole genome shotgun sequence, one region includes:
- the dpy19l3 gene encoding probable C-mannosyltransferase DPY19L3 isoform X2, which yields MTALRQRKGSKGKESGPEIQNLNPDSSAVPPHRTSPDVWTGWTILCGTFGALVGVCLGLACCIYVATLHENDLWFSNIKEVEREISFRTECGLYYSYYKQMLKAPTIQQGLVELINDNMTESKRTINLLQRMNIYQEVFLSILYRVLPIQTYLEPVYFYIYTVFSLQAVYVIALYITSWLLSGSWLAGVLTGVWYILNRVDTTRVEFTISLRENWSLPFFALQVAAITCYLRPQLKPIHQRVVLWLVFVSTFCFCLTWQFNQFILFIQALIFFTLDALDFLSPEQVTSLYLVQAISLLSVWLLQFCNSMILGSLALSFVVAALSIRHFQRGLKSGGLLSRVAKLLLHTLLVLALALSINYLAKRALQLWSDEHIFKFIKAKFGLGATRDFDASLYLCEEAFGLLPLDTFERLGGTLMLYPYLSTLSVLLIMLALVALANLSDSGFARARVAASRDESLIRMRPDVAYNLLHTVFFGLLAFSTMRMKYLWTGHMCAFAAYGVCGKDIWELYLRVIHCSTKAKLRLIRYTVPIVILAFLYYKFWPRLMEEVSELREFYDPDTVELMAWISSKTPKKAVFAGSMQLLAGIKLCTGRVLTNHPHYEDKALRERTRQVYQVYARQSPEEVHRVLRAAGADYVVLEDSICYERRHSRGCRLRDLLDLANGHVMDGEGENDPDLVASPDPRFCDAIKTDSPVYSSLFTRVFKNKTFNVYRLKKPKKKGRGEGKAVDRAV from the exons ATGACTGCCCTACGGCAGAGGAAGGGCAGCAAAGGGAAGGAATCTGGCCCTGAGATTCAGAACCTGAACCCAGATTCATCAGCAGTACCTCCTCATAGGACCAGTCCAG ATGTTTGGACAGGCTGGACAATACTTTGTGGAACATTTGGGGCCCTTGTTGGGGTATGCCTTGGCCTTGCCTGTTGTATCTATGTGGCGACGTTGCATGAAAATGACCTGTGGTTTTCCAACATTAAG GAGGTTGAGCGTGAAATCTCTTTTCGGACTGAATGTGGCCTGTACTACTCCTACTACAAACAGATGTTGAAGGCCCCCACCATTCAGCAAG GCCTCGTCGAGCTCATCAATGACAACATGACAGAATCCAAGAGAACCATTAACCTCTTGCAGCGCATGAACATATACCAGGAAGTCTTCCTCAGCATCCTCTACAGAGTTCTGCCCATTCAG ACGTACCTGGAGCCAGTGTATTTCTACATCTACACGGTGTTCTCTCTCCAGGCCGTGTATGTCATCGCCCTTTACATCACCAGCTGGCTGCTCAGCGGCTCCTGGCTGGCGGGGGTCCTGACGGGGGTCTGGTACATCCTTAACAG AGTGGACACCACACGTGTGGAATTCACCATCTCGCTCAGGGAGAACTGGTCATTGCCATTTTTTGCTCTGCAAGTGGCGGCCATCACTTGCTATCTGCGGCCTCAGCTGAAGCCCATTCACCAG agggtggTGCTCTGGCTGGTCTTTGTTTCCACCTTCTGTTTCTGCCTCACCTGGCAGTTCAACCAGTTCATCCTCTTCATCCAGGCCCTCATCTTCTTCACTCTGGATGCCCTGGACTTCCTCAGCCCTGAGCAG gTGACCTCTCTGTACCTGGTGCAGGCGATCAGCCTGCTGTCTGTGTGGCTGCTGCAGTTCTGTAACTCTATGATCCTCGGCTCCCTGGCCCTCAGCTTTGTCGTGGCGGCCCTTTCCATCAGACACTTCCAG aGGGGGCTGAAGTCCGGGGGACTGCTGTCACGAGTGGCGAAGCTGCTACTGCACACCTTGTTGGTCCTGGCATTAGCTCTCAGCATTAATTATTTAGCCAAG AGAGCACTGCAGCTTTGGTCTGACGAGCACATCTTTAAGTTCATAAAAGCAAAGTTTGGCCTTGGGGCCACCAG GGACTTTGATGCCAGTCTGTATCTGTGCGAGGAGGCCTTCGGGCTGCTCCCGCTGGACACCTTTGAGCGTCTGGGGGGCACGCTCATGCTGTACCCGTACCTGTCCACCCTCAGCGTGCTGCTCATCATGCTGGCGCTGGTGGCCCTGGCCAACCTCAG tgactCAGGCTTTGCTCGGGCACGTGTGGCAGCATCCAGAGATGAGTCGCTCATCCGCATGAGGCCAGACGTCGCCTACAATCTCCTGCACACCGTCTTCTTCGGCCTGCTGGCCTTCAGCACCATGAG GATGAAGTACTTGTGGACTGGACACATGTGTGCCTTTGCTGCCTACGGTGTGTGTGGCAAGGACATCTGGGAGCTCTATCTGAGGGTCATTCATTGCAGTACCAAAGCCAAG TTAAGGCTTATTAGATACACGGTTCCAATTGTAATTCTTGCATTCCTTTATTACAAG TTCTGGCCCAGACTGATGGAAGAAGTCTCCGAACTGAGGGAATTCTATGACCCGGACACCGTGGAGCTCATGGCCTGGATAAG ctCAAAGACCCCCAAGAAGGCAGTGTTTGCAGGCAGCATGCAATTGCTGGCTGGAATCAAGCTCTGCACGGGAAGGGTTCTGACCAATCATCCACACTACGAAGACAAGGCCCTGAGGGAGAGAACCAGACAG GTGTACCAGGTGTACGCGCGGCAGTCACCAGAGGAGGTGCACCGGGTGCTGCGTGCGGCAGGAGCCGACTACGTGGTGTTGGAGGACAGCATCTGCTACGAGAGGAGACACAGCCGCGGCTGCCGCCTCCGAGACCTGCTGGACCTGGCCAACGGACAC GTGATGGACGGCGAGGGAGAGAACGACCCCGACCTGGTGGCGTCACCCGACCCCAGGTTCTGCGACGCCATCAAGACAGACTCGCCGGTCTACTCATCCCTGTTCACGCGCGTCTTCAAGAACAAGACCTTCAACGTGTACCGACTGAAGAAGCCCAAGAAGAAGGGTCGAGGGGAAGGCAAGGCAGTGGACAGGGCTGTCTAG
- the dpy19l3 gene encoding probable C-mannosyltransferase DPY19L3 isoform X1, producing MEARRRGDRKLERHSGITRDGASMGKAETKRSTGKAEKEECGHYRNSQQSGVLALYWHGVAMATGLSLAGALGIFHAWAVNSIHENLLWFSHLEEVEREISFRTECGLYYSYYKQMLKAPTIQQGLVELINDNMTESKRTINLLQRMNIYQEVFLSILYRVLPIQTYLEPVYFYIYTVFSLQAVYVIALYITSWLLSGSWLAGVLTGVWYILNRVDTTRVEFTISLRENWSLPFFALQVAAITCYLRPQLKPIHQRVVLWLVFVSTFCFCLTWQFNQFILFIQALIFFTLDALDFLSPEQVTSLYLVQAISLLSVWLLQFCNSMILGSLALSFVVAALSIRHFQRGLKSGGLLSRVAKLLLHTLLVLALALSINYLAKRALQLWSDEHIFKFIKAKFGLGATRDFDASLYLCEEAFGLLPLDTFERLGGTLMLYPYLSTLSVLLIMLALVALANLSDSGFARARVAASRDESLIRMRPDVAYNLLHTVFFGLLAFSTMRMKYLWTGHMCAFAAYGVCGKDIWELYLRVIHCSTKAKLRLIRYTVPIVILAFLYYKFWPRLMEEVSELREFYDPDTVELMAWISSKTPKKAVFAGSMQLLAGIKLCTGRVLTNHPHYEDKALRERTRQVYQVYARQSPEEVHRVLRAAGADYVVLEDSICYERRHSRGCRLRDLLDLANGHVMDGEGENDPDLVASPDPRFCDAIKTDSPVYSSLFTRVFKNKTFNVYRLKKPKKKGRGEGKAVDRAV from the exons ATGGAGGCCCGCAGGAGAGGGGATAGAAAGCTGGAGAGGCACAGCGGGATTACCCGTGATGGTGCGTCCATGGGAAAGGCCGAGACAAAACGGTCCACAGGGAAGGCTGAGAAGGAAGAATGTGGGCATTACCGGAACTCTCAGCAGTCTGGAGTTCTGGCTTTGTACTGGCAtggtgttgccatggcaactggGTTGTCATTGGCAGGGGCATTAGGGATCTTCCATGCGTGGGCGGTGAACTCCATACACGAGAACCTGCTTTGGTTCTCCCACCTGGAG GAGGTTGAGCGTGAAATCTCTTTTCGGACTGAATGTGGCCTGTACTACTCCTACTACAAACAGATGTTGAAGGCCCCCACCATTCAGCAAG GCCTCGTCGAGCTCATCAATGACAACATGACAGAATCCAAGAGAACCATTAACCTCTTGCAGCGCATGAACATATACCAGGAAGTCTTCCTCAGCATCCTCTACAGAGTTCTGCCCATTCAG ACGTACCTGGAGCCAGTGTATTTCTACATCTACACGGTGTTCTCTCTCCAGGCCGTGTATGTCATCGCCCTTTACATCACCAGCTGGCTGCTCAGCGGCTCCTGGCTGGCGGGGGTCCTGACGGGGGTCTGGTACATCCTTAACAG AGTGGACACCACACGTGTGGAATTCACCATCTCGCTCAGGGAGAACTGGTCATTGCCATTTTTTGCTCTGCAAGTGGCGGCCATCACTTGCTATCTGCGGCCTCAGCTGAAGCCCATTCACCAG agggtggTGCTCTGGCTGGTCTTTGTTTCCACCTTCTGTTTCTGCCTCACCTGGCAGTTCAACCAGTTCATCCTCTTCATCCAGGCCCTCATCTTCTTCACTCTGGATGCCCTGGACTTCCTCAGCCCTGAGCAG gTGACCTCTCTGTACCTGGTGCAGGCGATCAGCCTGCTGTCTGTGTGGCTGCTGCAGTTCTGTAACTCTATGATCCTCGGCTCCCTGGCCCTCAGCTTTGTCGTGGCGGCCCTTTCCATCAGACACTTCCAG aGGGGGCTGAAGTCCGGGGGACTGCTGTCACGAGTGGCGAAGCTGCTACTGCACACCTTGTTGGTCCTGGCATTAGCTCTCAGCATTAATTATTTAGCCAAG AGAGCACTGCAGCTTTGGTCTGACGAGCACATCTTTAAGTTCATAAAAGCAAAGTTTGGCCTTGGGGCCACCAG GGACTTTGATGCCAGTCTGTATCTGTGCGAGGAGGCCTTCGGGCTGCTCCCGCTGGACACCTTTGAGCGTCTGGGGGGCACGCTCATGCTGTACCCGTACCTGTCCACCCTCAGCGTGCTGCTCATCATGCTGGCGCTGGTGGCCCTGGCCAACCTCAG tgactCAGGCTTTGCTCGGGCACGTGTGGCAGCATCCAGAGATGAGTCGCTCATCCGCATGAGGCCAGACGTCGCCTACAATCTCCTGCACACCGTCTTCTTCGGCCTGCTGGCCTTCAGCACCATGAG GATGAAGTACTTGTGGACTGGACACATGTGTGCCTTTGCTGCCTACGGTGTGTGTGGCAAGGACATCTGGGAGCTCTATCTGAGGGTCATTCATTGCAGTACCAAAGCCAAG TTAAGGCTTATTAGATACACGGTTCCAATTGTAATTCTTGCATTCCTTTATTACAAG TTCTGGCCCAGACTGATGGAAGAAGTCTCCGAACTGAGGGAATTCTATGACCCGGACACCGTGGAGCTCATGGCCTGGATAAG ctCAAAGACCCCCAAGAAGGCAGTGTTTGCAGGCAGCATGCAATTGCTGGCTGGAATCAAGCTCTGCACGGGAAGGGTTCTGACCAATCATCCACACTACGAAGACAAGGCCCTGAGGGAGAGAACCAGACAG GTGTACCAGGTGTACGCGCGGCAGTCACCAGAGGAGGTGCACCGGGTGCTGCGTGCGGCAGGAGCCGACTACGTGGTGTTGGAGGACAGCATCTGCTACGAGAGGAGACACAGCCGCGGCTGCCGCCTCCGAGACCTGCTGGACCTGGCCAACGGACAC GTGATGGACGGCGAGGGAGAGAACGACCCCGACCTGGTGGCGTCACCCGACCCCAGGTTCTGCGACGCCATCAAGACAGACTCGCCGGTCTACTCATCCCTGTTCACGCGCGTCTTCAAGAACAAGACCTTCAACGTGTACCGACTGAAGAAGCCCAAGAAGAAGGGTCGAGGGGAAGGCAAGGCAGTGGACAGGGCTGTCTAG